In the genome of Globicephala melas chromosome 3, mGloMel1.2, whole genome shotgun sequence, one region contains:
- the HBEGF gene encoding proheparin-binding EGF-like growth factor has product MKLLPSVVLKLLLAAVLSALVTGDSLERLRRGLAAGTSNLDSPTQSTDQLLPPGGGRGREVLDLEETDLDLFRAAFSSKPQALATPSKEERGKRKKKGKGLGKKRDPCLRKYKDFCIHGECKYVKELRAPSCICHLGYHGERCHGLSLPVKNRLYTYDHTTILVVVVVVLSSVCLLVIVGLLMFWYHRRGGYDVENEEKVKLGMTTSH; this is encoded by the exons ATGAAGCTGCTGCCGTCGGTGGTGCTGAAGCTCCTTTTGGCTGCAG TGCTTTCGGCGTTGGTGACCGGCGACAGCCTGGAGCGGCTTCGAAGAGGGCTGGCGGCTGGAACCAGCAATCTGGACTCCCCTACTCAATCTACGGACCAGCTGCTGCCCCCGGGAGGTGGCCGAGGCCGGGAAGTCCTGGACTTGGAAGAGACAGACCTGGACCTTTTCAGAG CTGCTTTCTCTTCCAAGCCACAAGCTCTGGCCACACCGAGCAAGGAGGAGcgtgggaaaagaaagaagaaaggcaagGGGTTAGGGAAGAAGAGAGACCCATGTCTTCGGAAATACAAGGACTTCTGCATCCATGGAGAATGCAAATATGTGAAGGAGCTCCGGGCTCCATCCTGCAT CTGCCACCTGGGTTACCATGGAGAGAGGTGCCATGGGCTGAGCCTCCCAGTGAAAAATCGTTTATATACCTATGATCACACGACCATCCTGGTTGTGGTGGTCGTGGTGCTGTCATCCGTCTGTCTGCTGGTCATCGTGGGGCTTCTCATGTTTTG GTACCACAGGAGAGGAGGTTATGACgtggaaaatgaagagaaagtgaaattggGCATGACTACGTCCCACTGA